One genomic window of Carassius gibelio isolate Cgi1373 ecotype wild population from Czech Republic chromosome A10, carGib1.2-hapl.c, whole genome shotgun sequence includes the following:
- the LOC128020583 gene encoding trace amine-associated receptor 13c-like, with translation MFDQSMMEGDSQEIQDCFPNNSRSCFRQIKHEVEYVILYMFIFLLSVFTVFLNLLVIISISHFKQLHTPTNLLVLSLAVADLIVGLIVIPIMGIQFIESCWYFGEAFCSLFLFIAFMVVSASLGNLVFISVDRYIAVSDPLRYTVRVTTDKVVFCIIINWICSSIYSVIILYNSMFYPETQDRCYGDCSVSFKSEHVVTDLIVTFVAPSSVIMSVYVKIFCVAKYQAKIVHSVTGVNRSQRKAAKTLGIVVMVYFMCWIPYYIVTLIETNGSTVVFNVTCWILYMNSCMNPLIYALFYKWFRKSAIHIMTLKIFKPSSEYLSLFPEDM, from the coding sequence ATGTTTGACCAGAGTATGATGGAGGGCGACAGTCAAGAAATCCAGGATTGCTTTCCAAACAACAGTCGTTCATGTTTCAGACAAATCAAACATGAAGTGGagtatgtcattttgtacatgttcatttttttattatcagtgttcactgtgtttctgaacctgctggtgatcatctccatctctcacttcaagcAGCTCCACACTCCAACCAACCTGCTTGTTCTCTCCCTGGCTGTGGCAGACCTGATCGTGGGACTGATTGTTATACCGATAATGGGCATCCAATTCATAGAATCATGCTGGTACTTTGGAGaggcattttgttctctttttttattcattgcttTTATGGTTGTTTCAGCATCTCTTGGTAATTTAGTCTTTATATCTGTAGATCGCTACATTGCAGTGAGTGATCCTTTGAGATACACAGTAAGGGTCACAACTGATAAAgttgttttttgtattattataaactgGATATGTTCCAGCatatattctgtcattattttataCAATTCTATGTTCTACCCAGAGACACAAGACAGGTGTTATGGAGACTGTTCAGTTTCTTTCAAATCTGAACATGTTGTCACAGACCTCATTGTCACATTTGTTGCCCCTTCTTCTGTAATCATGTCAGTATATGTGAAAATCTTCTGTGTTGCAAAATATCAGGCCAAAATTGTACATTCTGTCACAGGTGTCAACAGATCACAAAGAAAGGCAGCCAAAACTTTGGGGATTGTGGTAATGGTTTACTTTATGTGTTGGATACCTTACTATATAGTGACTCTTATTGAAACAAATGGGTCAACTGTTGTGTTTAATGTAACATGCTGGATTTTGTACATGAATTCCTGTATGAATCCGCTTATTTATGCACTGTTTTATAAATGGTTTAGAAAATCAGCTATACACATAATGACTCTAAAAATATTTAAGCCATCCTCAGAATACTTAAGTCTTTTCCCAGAGGATATGTAA
- the LOC128020615 gene encoding trace amine-associated receptor 13c-like, translating into MVYVTEDYETQYCFPSINSSCIKGKRSSYEYNIMYVFFSLLSAWTVFLNLLVIISISHFKKLHTPTNLIILSLAAADMLVGLIVMPVDANKLIETCWYFGDTFCDVFIIIMGLLISTSICNLVLIAVDRYVAVCHPLLYPKKITVTKTLISICLCWLSSSTYNIGYSLSGRYFEASQKSDVCYGKCYLVISFSWKFTDLFFSFLLPCTFIITLYLRIFYVAHQQVKVINSLMKSGKCVTEGSVRRKSESKAALTLGIIVTVYLFCYIPYTLSATSTTVISPATVTFLLWTLYVNSSLNPLIYALFYRWFKISVKHILTFKILKPASSLVDIFKDY; encoded by the coding sequence ATGGTCTATGTGACAGAGGATTATGAGACTCAATACTGCTTTCCCTCCATCAACTCATCATGTATCAAGGGAAAGCGCTCAAGTTATGAATACAATatcatgtatgtttttttttcattgctgtcagcatggactgtgtttctgaacctgctggtgatcatctccatctcccacttcaagaagcttcacactccaaccAACCTGATCATTCTCTCTTTGGCAGCAGCTGATATGCTTGTAGGGCTTATTGTCATGCCTGTGGATGCCAACAAGTTAATTGAGACATGTTGGTACTTTGGAGACACTTTCTGTGACGTGTTTATTATAATCATGGGACTGCTCATCTCAACATCtatttgtaatttagttttaattgctgtCGATCGTTATGTGGCTGTGTGTCATCCTTTACTCTACCCAAAGAAAATAACAGTGACTAAAACTTTAATAAGCATCTGTTTATGCTGGTTGTCCTCCTCAACCTACAATATTGGCTATTCACTTAGTGGCAGATATTTTGAAGCTTCCCAAAAATCAGATGTGTGCTATGGAAAATGCTATTTAGTAATAAGTTTTTCTTGGAAATTCactgacctttttttttccttcttgctACCTTGTACCTTCattataactttatatttgaGGATTTTCTATGTTGCacatcagcaagtgaaagttATAAACTCTCTAATGAAGAGTGGTAAATGTGTAACAGAAGGATCAGTGAGGAGGAAATCTGAgagcaaagctgctctgacattaggaatcattgtgACAGTTTATCTGTTTTGCTATATTCCCTATACACTGTCAGCAACAAGTACTACAGTAATATCTCCTGCCACAGTGACATTTCTATTATGGACTTTGTATGTTAACTCCAGTCTGAATCCTCTTATTTATGCTTTATTCTACCGCTGGTTTAAAATATCAGTAAAACACATCTTAACGTTTAAAATACTCAAGCCAGCATCCTCTCTTGTGgacatttttaaagattattaa
- the LOC128020616 gene encoding trace amine-associated receptor 13c-like — protein MKGQYEEQSKLRTGEDLLMVYETEDHEIEYCFPSINSSCIKGKRSSYEYNIMYVFFSLLSAWTVFLNLLVIISISHFKKLHTPTNLIILSLAAADMLIGLIVMPVDAIKLTETCWYFGDTFCDVFMIIMGLLTSTSICNLVLIAVDRYVAVCHPLLYPKKITVTKTLISICLCWLFSSNYNIGYIVSGRYFAASQRSDGCYGKCYLVISFSGTFTDLFFSFLLPCTTIITLYLRIFYVVHQQVKVINSMMKSGKCVTEGSVRRKSESKAALTLGIIVTVYLLCYIPYYILSVTGTTVTSSATVTFLLWTLYVNSGLNPLIYALFYRWFKISVKHILTFKILDPASSLVDIFKD, from the coding sequence atgaaaggACAGTATGAAGAGCAGAGCAAACTCCGAACAGGAGAAGATTTACTCATGGTCTATGAGACAGAGGATCATGAGATTGAATACTGTTTTCCCTCCATCAACTCATCATGTATCAAGGGAAAGCGCTCAAGTTATGAATACAATatcatgtatgtatttttttcattgctgtcagcatggactgtgtttctgaacctgctggtgatcatctccatctcccacttcaagaagcttcacactccaaccAACCTGATCATTCTCTCTCTGGCAGCAGCTGATATGCTTATAGGGCTTATTGTCATGCCTGTGGATGCCATCAAGCTAACTGAGACATGTTGGTACTTTGGAGACACTTTCTGTGACGTGTTTATGATAATCATGGGATTGCTCACCTCAACATCtatttgtaatttagttttaattgctgttGATCGTTATGTGGCTGTGTGTCATCCTTTACTCTACCCAAAGAAAATAACAGTGACTAAAACTTTAATAAGCATCTGTCTCTGCTGGTTGTTCTCCTCAAATTACAATATTGGCTATATAGTAAGTGGCAGATATTTTGCAGCTTCCCAAAGATCAGATGGGTGTTATGGAAAATGCTATTTAGTAATAAGTTTTTCTGGGACATTCACTGACCTTTTCTTTTCCTTCTTGTTACCTTGTACCACGattataactttatatttgaggattttttatgttgtacatcagcaagtgaaagttATAAACTCCATGATGAAGAGTGGTAAATGTGTAACAGAAGGATCAGTAAGGAGGAAATCTGAGAGCAAAGCTgcactgacattaggaatcattgtgACAGTTTATCTGCTTTGCTATATTCCCTACTATATATTGTCTGTAACAGGTACTACAGTAACATCTTCTGCCACAGTAACATTTCTATTATGGACTTTGTATGTTAACTCCGGTCTGAATCCTCTTATCTATGCTTTATTCTACCGCTGGTTTAAAATATCAGTAAAACACATCTTAACGTTTAAAATACTCGACCCAGCATCCTCTCTTGTGgacatttttaaagattaa